Below is a genomic region from Carassius auratus strain Wakin chromosome 2, ASM336829v1, whole genome shotgun sequence.
ATCATAATATTACTTTCTGCAGTAAAAgttgagagaaatatgcacagatcaagcacagtaACCaagcaaaaacatttcaaaacaactcTTAACAAATAATTGACACTTCCCTATTTAGCATGATATCCTATTTTGCACTGCTTCCTCAGCATTTCAGagaatttttttatgaatgtaagTGACATCATTCAGTAGCCTGTCTTATTCCCAGAGGTGCTTCATTCCTCCGCTACCGCGCGTCTGGAATACCAGGATGGACACACGGATACTCCCATTGTAAAGGAATTTGGTACTTTAGTGCCATATATGGAGTTTTTGATATCAATCAGGGccaagaaggaaagaaagaggcGGAGTCTGCGCTCTCATTGGTGAAGAGGTAAGCCGAGGGGAAGTTCTAGATCTACATACTCTCTAAGATTGTAAGTCAGACAAAACTATCAAACTTTTTCCGCAGTCTTTCTTTCACTTCCAGACAACCTGTTTTGAAACTTTGGCTGCTCTTATCGCTGACACAATGTCTTCTCAGTTCAACAGAGGTCCAGCATACGGGTTTTCAGCGGAAGTGAAAAGCAAGGTAAGTTACGTGAAATAATCAGCAAACTAGTTTAAGACATTCGTGAAAACGTAGACATGCTTTGTCTTCCATATTCTCACTTTTTCACGTAAAGCGCGTTGAGTACCgggaaaagcgctatataaacgTAACGAAGTCCATCGTagctcatatttaatataaagcaCGTCGTCTCATTCTGATGAATCTGAAGTGTATCAAATGTTTCCTAAACTTCCTTTAGTGTTAACTTGTAACACACGTGTTACGATCTAAGGTTAAATCTCAATCGTGCTTCATGTAATGCACTTAGCATTATACTTGCTGGCAACTGGCTGTCAAGTTAAAGTAAGTAAAACGCTAAATAAATCGCGGAAACCGTAAGAAAGTTAACAAGAAACTCTTGGGGCGTTGCCTCCAGTGCTCAAATATGTCATTGTAATCCGGCCTGAAAACCACAAAGCTTGTGCTCACAATCAAGTTGCTGCTGGTTCACATTGTCCTTCCTGTTAGGTGTTGATGTCATTTTAGCATATAGTTAGCAGTCCTGGTGTCAACTCGATAGACAGATTGAAGGTGTTAGAAAGGCCTTTGATTTCCTTGTTTTGATGCTTGACtatatatttagacattaaatataattatctCACGCACATCTTTATATACTTGGGACCTTAAAACAATTATCATGTAGATTTGTGTTATTATTGAAATAATGAGTATAGAGGTGTCTTATAGTCTGATTTTTGTATCATTTGTTTATCAATGTCATATTCATATTCCCACTAGATTGCACAGAAGTATGACCCTCAGAAAGAGGAAGAATTACGGATTTGGATTGAGGGCATCACCGGACGCTCAATTGGAGACGACTTTCAGAAAGGGTTAAAAAATGGTGTCATACTCTGCGAGTAAGTTGCTATCTTGtcttttattcaataataatttCACAACGTACCCTTGCGTAACCCCGAGGTCTCGATGTTTCCTTAAAGGCTCATAAACAAACTTCAGCCAGGTTCTATTAAAAAGATCAGCCAGTCATCGCAAAACTGGCATCAGGTGAGCTGAGCTTTTCCACTTCTCTGAAATGTTTATTCCTAAATGTTTTAGTAAAGatagagacatttttttttaaccgcTGTCTGTTGTGTTCATTTAAACTGCTGATAAGATTGTCTTTTATAGTAGAAGGTTAAGTTTTGTCTTATTCTTAATCTTATTGTGTTGCAGCTGGAGAACCTGACCAACTTCATTAAAGCGATCACCACCTACGGACTCAAACCACACGATATATTTGAAGCCAATGATCTGTTTGAGAATGGAAATATGACACAGGTTCAGACCACGCTCCTGGCTCTTGCTGGCATGGTAAGCCCTGCTGATTGATAGAATTTCGCCGGAGAACAGCCTAACTTTGATATTTCAGTCTGTGATCATAGATTCTCACTGTGTTTGCAGGCTAAAACCAAGGGCATCCACTCTAGTGTAGACATTGGAGTGAAATATGCAGAGAGACAGGAGAGGGCATTTGATGAAGAGAAAATGAAAGCCGGGCAATGTGTCATTGGATTACAGGTACGAttacatttatgaccacatttCTGTCGTTATTTTAAACCATCTGAATTTGAGTCACAATTTGTAATCCAGAACTCATTCTGGAAAGTACCGTGAGAATATTTGTAGCTCACTTGCATGTCTTTTAATAGATGGGAACAAATAAATGTGCAAGTCAAGCTGGAATGAATGCTTATGGCACCAGAAGACACCTGTACGATGCCAAGGCACACATTCTGCCACCAATGGACCATTCAACCATCAGTCTTCAGATGGGAACCAACAAGGGTGCTAGCCAGGTAAGTACCACCCTCCCTGTGTCCCATGATGTTGCTTTATTGCTTAGTTATGAGGTGTTATTAACTAAAACCatcaaaaagcattttcattaggctgaaataaaatattaatattagatgaatattttcaacttaaaaaaattaaacaagtttgaaatgttgtcttggccatttgctgacataaaaaaatgtttgaagtaaaaaataaatgaaacaaaaaataaattaaagctaaaatgaaatgttaaaagaacttattttttcttttaaaagcattttatttatttggcctTAGGCTGAAATAAATAGATATCAATTTCAACTTTAAccgttagaaaaaaaattaatgaaactgTTGCTTTGgtgataaatttaaatataatctatTGAAGTTGCACTAAAATTACTTTAACTGAAACaatataaattaaagttaaattgaatattaaaatgaataataaaaatgacagaaatacatgacaaaattatgatattgctaattttCGGCgttatatcattttaataaaaaattatttagagaaataaagctgaaatgaaatattaatatttcacgaaaaggttacatttgaatgttttggaaACATTAGTTCACAAATGTAAGTTCTATCAATAAATGCTGTAATggtatatgaataatattaagtAACCCTCATCTGTTTATAGGCTGGTATGACCGCTCCAGGGACCCGCCGTGCCATCTACGACCAGAAACTAGGCACAGATAAGTGTGACAACTCCACAATGTCTCTTCAGATGGGCTACACTC
It encodes:
- the LOC113116211 gene encoding calponin-2-like, which encodes MSSQFNRGPAYGFSAEVKSKIAQKYDPQKEEELRIWIEGITGRSIGDDFQKGLKNGVILCELINKLQPGSIKKISQSSQNWHQLENLTNFIKAITTYGLKPHDIFEANDLFENGNMTQVQTTLLALAGMAKTKGIHSSVDIGVKYAERQERAFDEEKMKAGQCVIGLQMGTNKCASQAGMNAYGTRRHLYDAKAHILPPMDHSTISLQMGTNKGASQAGMTAPGTRRAIYDQKLGTDKCDNSTMSLQMGYTQGANQSGQNFGLGRQIYDAKYCPQGAPSAGEEAETGYTDYQDEGYQGYQDDGQDY